One Roseimaritima multifibrata DNA window includes the following coding sequences:
- a CDS encoding acetylxylan esterase, whose translation MRLLPTCSFGSILFLLSLPAVFPQSQTAAAADVAVKIVTDRENAIYDVGEKATFQISVEGDDVDGTLDYRVDDYLVGGTDAGMPEGKAELSDGKAEVTISGQKPGFLRCQVTFTPADGKPIKAVAGAAFSPTEIELSMPVPDDFDSFWDEQKRLLAEVPLAAELTPVEFRDKTIECFDAQIQCLGGAPVSGYFGKPKDAEAKSCPAILWVHGAGVRSSSLSNAVKGATAGMLSMDINAHGLPNGKPASFYAEQSGGPLKNYRHAGRDNRETIYFRGMYLRLVRAIDFLTAQPEWDGKHVVVVGHSQGGGQSLAAGGLDNRVTMIAPGVPAICDHSGVVAGRVNGWPKLVPNGEDGKPEPKILTAARYVDAANFASRCNAEAIMSVGFVDSVCPPSSCYAAYNVLKGKKKVINEPLMAHAAPAHIQTAFFNQILEHVQRQPAETAR comes from the coding sequence ATGCGATTACTTCCCACCTGTTCCTTTGGTTCCATCCTTTTTCTGCTCTCCCTGCCAGCCGTTTTTCCTCAATCACAGACGGCGGCGGCCGCTGACGTTGCGGTCAAAATCGTGACCGATCGTGAAAACGCGATCTACGATGTTGGGGAGAAAGCAACGTTTCAAATCTCCGTTGAAGGGGACGACGTTGACGGTACTCTCGATTACCGCGTCGACGACTATCTTGTCGGAGGAACCGACGCGGGGATGCCCGAGGGGAAAGCCGAACTTAGCGATGGTAAAGCAGAGGTGACGATCAGTGGTCAAAAACCAGGATTCCTGCGATGCCAAGTGACTTTCACCCCCGCCGACGGAAAACCGATCAAGGCGGTCGCCGGCGCAGCCTTCTCGCCGACTGAAATCGAACTGAGCATGCCAGTTCCTGATGATTTTGATTCGTTCTGGGATGAACAAAAACGACTTCTTGCGGAAGTACCGCTTGCCGCCGAATTGACTCCCGTAGAGTTCCGAGACAAAACGATTGAGTGTTTTGATGCCCAGATCCAATGCCTCGGTGGTGCCCCGGTTTCCGGTTACTTTGGCAAACCGAAAGATGCAGAAGCCAAAAGCTGTCCAGCGATTCTATGGGTCCATGGTGCGGGCGTTCGCAGTTCCAGCCTTTCCAATGCAGTGAAAGGGGCGACCGCAGGAATGTTGTCGATGGACATCAACGCACACGGACTTCCGAACGGAAAACCTGCTAGTTTTTATGCTGAACAAAGTGGCGGCCCGTTGAAAAATTATCGCCACGCAGGACGGGACAACCGCGAAACGATCTATTTCCGCGGGATGTACCTGCGACTGGTCCGAGCGATCGATTTCTTAACCGCTCAACCAGAATGGGATGGCAAACATGTTGTTGTCGTCGGGCATAGCCAAGGTGGTGGCCAATCCCTGGCCGCAGGTGGTTTGGACAACCGCGTTACGATGATCGCCCCTGGAGTTCCTGCGATCTGCGATCATTCGGGTGTCGTTGCTGGCCGCGTCAACGGTTGGCCCAAACTGGTTCCCAACGGTGAAGATGGTAAACCCGAACCAAAAATCCTCACTGCGGCAAGGTATGTCGATGCAGCAAACTTTGCCTCACGTTGCAATGCGGAAGCGATCATGAGTGTCGGCTTTGTCGACTCCGTTTGCCCGCCCTCTAGCTGCTATGCGGCCTACAACGTGTTGAAGGGGAAGAAGAAAGTGATCAATGAACCTCTGATGGCTCACGCCGCACCGGCTCACATCCAGACAGCATTCTTCAACCAGATCCTAGAACACGTTCAACGACAACCAGCGGAAACCGCTCGTTAG